The genomic segment AATGAAGAGCGGAACCTGCCTCGCATTCTTCGGTCGATCGCCGAATCAGGCGCCCATCCGGAACAAGTTCTGGTCATCGATGACGGGTCGAATGACCAGACAGCTCCCCTCGGTGCAGCTCTCGGCGCGCGTGTCGTCACCTCTTCCGCGAAACCCGCTGGATGGACCGGCAAATCCTGGGCATGCTTGCAGGGCGCTCAACTCGCGAGTGGCGACCTTTTGCTATTCCTCGATGCCGACACCTATTTCCTGCCCGGCGGCCTTGGCAGGATCAAATCATGCTGGCTGCGTCAAAGAGATCCCCAACTGGTCCTCTCCATCTTGCCGTTCCACGCGACTCACGCGCCCTATGAGCAGATGTCGCTCGTGTTTAACATCCTCATGGCCGCGGGCGCCGGCGGCTTCGGACCGCTTGCCGCCCCTCAGCTCTTTGGACAGTGCCTGCTGATCCCCAGGGACTTGTACTTCCAGGCAGGAGGCCACGCGGCGGTCCCCGGAGTAGTGCTTGAAAATCTTCGTTGGGCCGGCAACCTCCGCACCTGCGGAGCCCGCATTCAGTGCCTCGGAGGCGAGGGCGCTCTGCACATGCGGATGTTCCCGGAGGGTTTTCAGCAGATGTCCGAAAGCTGGGCAAAGGCTTTCACGCAGGGCGCCGTTGATTCCGGGCCCATTGTGCTCGCCACATCCATCATCGGGATTTCCGCACTGTGGTCCACAACGCTACTTTTCCTTGTGCCGCACGGCCAGGGACTCTTGGCCCTCTTGATTGTCTATCTGCTTTTGGGCCTGCAGATCGCATGGATGGCCCGGCGACTCGGCGCGTATCGATTCCTGACCTGCTTCCTGTTCCCTGTCCCGCTGGCGTACTTCTGCCTCGTCTTTGGGCGCGCGACAGCCAGGCGAGCTCTCGGCCGCACGACCACTTGGAGGGGGCGTGAAGTATGAGCGCGCTCATTTGGGCAGCCAACATCTTGGGATGGCCGTCGATCCACATCGTGATCGGCTCCGCAGCCGTGCGGATTCCGCGTTCGCACTTCGAGCACGACAACTGGCTCACCGCGCCTCGCTCCTGGGAGCACAGCGGCCGCATCTATCGCGATCTTTTCGCAATTCGTAAGTGGAAGTCCAAACTGCCCGACGGCGCACCGTGGGTTGGAGGCATGGCTAAGAGACACATGTTCGGCCGCGATGAATCCACGCTCGACGAGTTTGTCATCGAGACGCGCCGCGCCGAAATCGCGCACTGGGCAATGATGTGCTGCGCTCCGGCTTTTTTCTTC from the Occallatibacter riparius genome contains:
- a CDS encoding glycosyl-4,4'-diaponeurosporenoate acyltransferase CrtO family protein is translated as MSALIWAANILGWPSIHIVIGSAAVRIPRSHFEHDNWLTAPRSWEHSGRIYRDLFAIRKWKSKLPDGAPWVGGMAKRHMFGRDESTLDEFVIETRRAEIAHWAMMCCAPAFFFWNPPWARLVMLAYAMAANLPCILAQRYNRLTLARALRTRNRALSSL
- a CDS encoding glycosyltransferase family A protein; this encodes MIIPALICALGLPAGYLLIRRVPTCPSSVSATGPSLSIIIPARNEERNLPRILRSIAESGAHPEQVLVIDDGSNDQTAPLGAALGARVVTSSAKPAGWTGKSWACLQGAQLASGDLLLFLDADTYFLPGGLGRIKSCWLRQRDPQLVLSILPFHATHAPYEQMSLVFNILMAAGAGGFGPLAAPQLFGQCLLIPRDLYFQAGGHAAVPGVVLENLRWAGNLRTCGARIQCLGGEGALHMRMFPEGFQQMSESWAKAFTQGAVDSGPIVLATSIIGISALWSTTLLFLVPHGQGLLALLIVYLLLGLQIAWMARRLGAYRFLTCFLFPVPLAYFCLVFGRATARRALGRTTTWRGREV